One genomic window of Thermococcus indicus includes the following:
- a CDS encoding TRM11 family SAM-dependent methyltransferase gives MYAVIFGKNPALSEAEFYSFSRRFGLKVSPIESSRYWLLFDSSSHVERYFHWLGGSLKLVRIAGEGEEAIKDLEYARLFTVSLYGRNDWKLWRKLGSAVKREFKAEGPSKFFKPAKVYSMPAELILKGFPEVKDFVFLLREDGSFLVGETVKITDPFELKKLDVGRPVQRPILSIPPRLARIMVNLTEVGKGSFLDPFCGIGTIVQEFVLQGLSAYGGDRDPERIRDARKNLAWLRKEFRIKNSAHLEVCDARKLKRCFRQRFDAVVTEPYLGKPLRRNPNRGEAIKLANELDRFYYSVFESFGDVLKRNGKVVFVFPAYRLSGGGIYRKERKWLAKLGFEVLGRYTDYEERHKLVRDIHVLRYRG, from the coding sequence ATGTACGCGGTCATATTTGGCAAGAATCCGGCGCTCAGCGAGGCGGAATTTTATTCATTCAGCAGAAGATTCGGCCTAAAGGTTAGCCCAATTGAGTCAAGCCGTTACTGGTTGTTATTCGATTCATCGTCTCACGTTGAAAGATATTTCCACTGGCTCGGTGGCTCTCTAAAGCTCGTTAGGATAGCCGGAGAGGGTGAGGAGGCCATAAAGGACCTCGAATACGCTAGGCTCTTCACGGTCAGCCTCTACGGCAGAAACGACTGGAAGCTCTGGCGGAAGCTGGGGAGCGCGGTAAAGAGGGAATTCAAAGCCGAAGGCCCCTCAAAGTTCTTCAAGCCGGCAAAAGTTTACTCCATGCCCGCCGAGCTTATCCTTAAGGGCTTTCCAGAGGTTAAGGACTTCGTATTTCTCCTCCGCGAGGACGGGAGCTTTCTTGTAGGTGAGACCGTGAAGATCACCGACCCGTTCGAGCTGAAGAAGCTCGATGTGGGGAGGCCGGTTCAGAGGCCGATACTCTCAATCCCGCCCAGGCTCGCGAGGATAATGGTGAACCTGACGGAGGTGGGGAAGGGCTCCTTCCTCGACCCCTTCTGCGGGATAGGGACGATAGTTCAGGAGTTCGTCCTCCAGGGACTTTCAGCCTACGGGGGCGACCGAGACCCGGAGAGAATACGGGACGCCAGGAAAAACCTGGCATGGCTCAGAAAGGAGTTCCGGATCAAGAACTCCGCTCACCTTGAGGTCTGCGACGCGAGAAAGCTGAAGCGGTGCTTCCGCCAGCGGTTCGACGCGGTAGTTACGGAACCCTACCTCGGAAAGCCCCTCCGGAGAAACCCGAACAGGGGGGAGGCGATAAAACTGGCCAACGAGCTGGACAGGTTCTATTATTCTGTCTTCGAGAGCTTTGGTGATGTCCTCAAGAGAAACGGAAAGGTGGTCTTCGTCTTCCCTGCCTACAGGCTGAGCGGTGGGGGAATATACAGAAAGGAGAGGAAGTGGCTGGCCAAGCTCGGCTTCGAGGTCCTTGGGAGGTACACGGACTACGAGGAGAGGCATAAACTCGTGAGGGACATCCACGTGCTGAGGTATCGGGGCTAA
- a CDS encoding CoA-binding protein: protein MVRIMPVDRLSDDDLREILTKYRKIALVGASPKPERDANDVMRYLLEHGYEVYPVNPRYDEVLGRKCYPSVLDIPDDVEIVDLFVRPEFTIDYVEQAIEKGAKVVWFQFNTYNREAFKKAKEAGLTAVAHRCIKQEHARLIG, encoded by the coding sequence ATGGTCAGGATAATGCCCGTTGACAGGCTGAGTGACGATGACCTTAGAGAAATCCTGACGAAGTACAGGAAGATCGCCCTTGTGGGCGCTTCACCGAAGCCCGAACGCGACGCAAACGACGTGATGCGCTACCTCCTCGAACACGGCTATGAGGTCTATCCCGTGAACCCCCGCTACGATGAAGTCCTTGGAAGAAAGTGCTACCCGAGCGTTCTTGATATCCCCGATGACGTCGAGATAGTCGACCTCTTCGTAAGGCCGGAGTTCACAATAGACTACGTCGAGCAGGCGATAGAGAAGGGGGCAAAAGTTGTGTGGTTCCAGTTCAACACCTACAACAGGGAGGCGTTCAAAAAGGCAAAGGAGGCAGGTTTAACGGCTGTTGCACATCGTTGCATAAAGCAGGAGCACGCGAGGCTGATTGGTTAG
- a CDS encoding NfeD family protein, producing the protein MWRIKAGNLLKLLALMADEIIVGVFIFLVLPGMGMEIPLWVGLPVMLILLAKDFLIAPFVLGGGVDKRPETGPESLVGRTALVVEDLSPEGVVKLDGELWKAECLNGRAEKGEKVRIISVQGTRVLVERRG; encoded by the coding sequence ATGTGGCGTATAAAAGCCGGGAATCTGCTCAAGCTCCTCGCACTGATGGCCGATGAGATTATCGTCGGCGTTTTCATCTTTTTGGTGCTCCCCGGGATGGGAATGGAGATTCCCCTATGGGTGGGGTTGCCTGTGATGCTAATTCTTCTGGCCAAGGATTTTCTCATAGCGCCATTCGTTCTCGGAGGTGGAGTGGACAAAAGGCCCGAAACCGGCCCCGAGAGTCTGGTCGGGAGAACGGCCCTCGTTGTCGAAGACCTTTCTCCAGAAGGAGTCGTTAAGCTCGATGGCGAGCTCTGGAAGGCGGAATGCTTAAACGGAAGGGCCGAAAAGGGCGAAAAGGTCAGAATAATATCGGTTCAGGGCACTAGGGTTCTCGTGGAACGCCGAGGGTAG
- a CDS encoding M48 family metallopeptidase, giving the protein MLRVRRRPVKYARLEVRPDGTVVVTAPEGFDVDNLIERHRGWLEGKLAEIEGLREIAESGFPINGEFYQVIHGRKPKVHEKFKTVVLSPNPNDMVSYLKKILRRELLPLVDSYAGRMGVEPGKVYIRHQKSRWGSCSPKGNLNFNVRLIAIPPELREYVVIHELAHLKHMNHSKAFWGLVGEFYPDYKNARKELKTWWTIVELNPYWKWLARGEV; this is encoded by the coding sequence ATGCTGAGGGTTCGCCGTCGGCCGGTCAAGTACGCGAGGCTTGAGGTGAGGCCGGACGGGACGGTCGTGGTTACCGCCCCAGAGGGCTTCGACGTCGATAACCTAATCGAGAGGCACCGCGGCTGGCTTGAAGGCAAGCTGGCCGAGATAGAGGGCCTTCGCGAGATAGCCGAATCGGGCTTTCCCATCAATGGCGAGTTCTACCAGGTCATCCACGGGAGAAAGCCCAAGGTTCACGAGAAGTTCAAAACCGTCGTCCTTTCCCCCAACCCCAACGATATGGTTAGCTACCTGAAGAAAATCCTCCGAAGGGAACTCCTGCCCCTCGTGGATTCCTACGCCGGCAGAATGGGGGTGGAGCCGGGGAAGGTGTACATCAGACACCAGAAGAGCCGGTGGGGGAGCTGCTCCCCAAAGGGGAACCTGAACTTCAACGTCCGCCTCATAGCGATTCCGCCCGAACTCAGGGAGTACGTTGTAATCCATGAGCTTGCCCATCTGAAGCACATGAACCACTCGAAGGCCTTCTGGGGGCTGGTGGGGGAGTTTTACCCTGATTACAAGAACGCCAGAAAGGAACTTAAGACGTGGTGGACGATAGTCGAGCTGAACCCGTACTGGAAGTGGCTGGCAAGGGGCGAGGTCTAA
- a CDS encoding glycerate kinase type-2 family protein: protein MTPKETALALMDAALKAADPYLAVKRNLGIEGNHLVVSGEMFPVRGRIYLLAFGKAACSMARAVVDPLGERIEGGVIITKYGYAENCPGLGRLKVIEAGHPVPDENSILAGKLGLELAEKVGENDILLVLISGGGSALFLLPERGITLEDKIRTNELLLKSGAKIYEINTVRKHISAVKGGKLAKRVRGTVISLILSDVVGDPLEAIASGPTVKDPTTFGDAFRILRLYGVWEKLPESVKRHIELGLEGKAEETLKEDLPNVHNFIVGSNTLACESALAKAKELGYNALLLTTTLEGEAREIALAIGSVVQEIARYDRPIPKPTVLIAGGEWTVTIEGKAGLGGPNQEFALSIARKIAGLNAVVLAVDTDGTDGPTDAAGGIVGGKTLGLLREAGIDVEEALRRHDAYPALERVGALLKIGPTGTNVNSLVVAVIPKERWHVHYPSKGERGC, encoded by the coding sequence ATGACACCTAAAGAAACGGCGCTCGCCCTGATGGACGCGGCGTTGAAAGCCGCTGACCCGTACCTCGCGGTGAAAAGGAACCTCGGGATTGAGGGAAACCACCTGGTCGTTTCTGGTGAGATGTTTCCGGTTCGGGGAAGGATCTATCTCCTGGCCTTCGGCAAGGCCGCCTGCTCAATGGCGCGAGCGGTGGTTGACCCCCTCGGAGAGAGGATTGAGGGAGGGGTGATAATCACCAAGTACGGCTACGCCGAAAACTGTCCCGGGTTGGGAAGGCTGAAGGTCATCGAGGCCGGCCATCCAGTTCCGGACGAGAACTCCATCTTAGCTGGAAAGCTTGGCCTCGAACTAGCTGAGAAGGTTGGAGAGAACGACATCCTCCTCGTCCTTATCTCCGGCGGCGGGAGTGCGCTCTTCCTCCTCCCGGAGAGGGGAATAACCCTGGAGGACAAAATTAGAACGAACGAGCTCCTTCTGAAGAGCGGGGCAAAGATATACGAGATAAACACAGTAAGAAAGCACATCTCGGCCGTCAAGGGAGGTAAGTTGGCCAAGCGCGTGAGGGGGACGGTGATAAGTCTCATCCTCTCGGACGTCGTCGGCGACCCGCTTGAGGCGATAGCATCGGGCCCAACCGTAAAGGACCCCACCACCTTCGGAGACGCCTTCAGAATCCTGAGGCTCTACGGCGTCTGGGAAAAGCTGCCGGAGAGCGTTAAGAGACACATCGAGCTGGGACTTGAGGGGAAGGCCGAGGAGACCCTCAAGGAGGATTTGCCCAACGTCCACAACTTCATAGTCGGAAGCAACACCCTCGCCTGCGAATCCGCGCTGGCAAAGGCGAAGGAACTCGGCTACAATGCTTTGCTACTCACCACGACCCTCGAAGGCGAGGCAAGAGAGATAGCCCTGGCGATAGGCTCGGTAGTCCAGGAGATAGCCAGATACGACCGCCCGATTCCAAAGCCCACCGTCCTGATAGCCGGTGGCGAGTGGACTGTGACCATCGAGGGAAAAGCCGGCCTTGGCGGGCCGAACCAGGAGTTCGCGCTGAGCATCGCCCGGAAGATAGCGGGCCTGAACGCCGTCGTTCTTGCTGTAGATACCGACGGGACGGACGGCCCTACCGATGCCGCCGGCGGAATCGTGGGCGGGAAAACGCTTGGGCTTCTCAGGGAAGCGGGAATAGACGTCGAGGAAGCCCTCAGGAGGCACGACGCCTATCCCGCACTGGAAAGGGTCGGAGCCCTCCTCAAGATCGGGCCGACCGGAACCAACGTGAACTCTCTGGTGGTGGCGGTCATCCCGAAAGAACGCTGGCATGTTCATTACCCATCGAAAGGTGAGCGGGGATGCTGA
- a CDS encoding DUF371 domain-containing protein codes for MMREIIRCRGHENVRATHRSTLEFTKENYLTPRGDCILCIEADRGINDLSEDFKRALKAGKKLLIRIRVGDLTDEVLAEGSPELILEHEYSMVIRKSTYVDARTLAIRANKAARDIDRRIVELLKNPETTAEIELVVFD; via the coding sequence ATGATGAGGGAGATCATCCGCTGCAGGGGACACGAGAACGTCAGGGCAACCCACAGATCGACGCTTGAGTTCACGAAGGAAAACTACCTCACCCCAAGGGGGGACTGCATACTGTGCATCGAAGCGGACAGGGGCATAAACGACCTGAGCGAGGATTTCAAACGTGCCCTCAAGGCCGGAAAGAAGCTCCTGATCCGCATCAGGGTGGGCGACCTCACCGATGAGGTCCTGGCCGAGGGGAGCCCGGAGCTGATTCTCGAGCACGAGTACTCGATGGTCATCAGGAAGAGCACCTACGTGGACGCCAGAACCCTCGCGATAAGGGCCAACAAGGCCGCCAGGGACATAGACCGGCGCATCGTGGAGCTTCTGAAGAACCCCGAGACGACCGCCGAGATTGAGCTGGTGGTGTTCGACTGA
- a CDS encoding 30S ribosomal protein S17e, which produces MGNIKQTFIKRTARELFDRYPNEFTRDFEHNKKKVEELTNVTSKTIRNRIAGYVTKLVRMKEEGKML; this is translated from the coding sequence ATGGGAAACATCAAGCAGACTTTCATCAAGAGAACCGCTCGCGAGCTGTTTGACCGCTACCCGAACGAGTTCACCAGGGACTTCGAGCACAACAAGAAGAAGGTCGAGGAGCTCACCAACGTCACCAGCAAGACCATCAGGAACAGGATAGCCGGTTACGTAACCAAGCTCGTGAGGATGAAGGAAGAGGGCAAGATGCTCTGA
- a CDS encoding ArsR/SmtB family transcription factor: MESNKNMGRLLDILGNETRRRILILLTKRPYFVSELSQELGVGQKAVLEHLRILESAGLIEGRTEKIPRGRPRKYYTIKRGFRMEVLLTPYTFGTEMYEPKAPRRTREYNQARALIKSTEPADAKIDELLTFLAEIQERINEIIRTKQELEEVRLLTETYIENFFRRVAQENEREFERLLKEFAPRLPRKILEDLESF; encoded by the coding sequence ATGGAGTCAAATAAGAACATGGGGAGGCTGCTGGACATACTGGGAAACGAGACCCGCAGGAGGATACTCATCCTGCTCACCAAGAGACCTTACTTTGTGAGCGAGCTGAGCCAGGAGCTGGGGGTCGGTCAGAAGGCGGTCCTTGAGCATCTGAGGATACTCGAGAGCGCCGGGCTCATAGAGGGAAGGACCGAGAAGATACCGCGCGGCAGGCCCAGGAAGTACTACACGATAAAGAGGGGCTTCAGAATGGAGGTACTCCTCACTCCGTACACCTTCGGCACCGAGATGTACGAGCCGAAGGCCCCCAGGAGAACCAGGGAGTACAACCAGGCCAGGGCGCTCATAAAGTCCACCGAGCCCGCGGACGCCAAAATAGACGAGCTCCTAACGTTTCTGGCGGAAATACAGGAGAGGATAAATGAGATAATCCGGACAAAGCAGGAGCTGGAGGAAGTCCGCCTGCTGACGGAGACGTACATAGAGAATTTCTTCAGAAGGGTGGCTCAGGAAAACGAACGGGAGTTCGAGAGGCTCCTGAAGGAGTTCGCCCCCAGGCTGCCGAGAAAGATACTTGAGGACCTGGAAAGCTTTTAA
- a CDS encoding thymidine kinase: protein MVHPGGFLEVITGPMFAGKTTELIKRIERQTFAKRKAALFKPSIDNRYSEDDVVAHNGLRYEAFVVPTNEEGVELIERITLDEGFEVIGVDEVQFFPQVIVETLNRLADEGIYVIASGLNLDFKGDPFPVTRDLLVRADNIVYLTAVCTVCGKPATRSQRLIDGKPAPRDSPIILVGSSESYEARCREHHVVP, encoded by the coding sequence ATGGTTCACCCTGGTGGATTCCTGGAGGTCATAACTGGGCCGATGTTCGCGGGCAAAACCACCGAGCTTATAAAGAGGATAGAGCGGCAGACCTTCGCCAAGAGAAAGGCCGCCCTCTTCAAGCCCAGCATCGACAACAGATATTCCGAGGATGACGTGGTTGCCCACAACGGTCTCAGGTATGAGGCCTTTGTCGTCCCCACGAATGAGGAAGGCGTCGAACTCATTGAGAGGATTACCCTGGATGAGGGTTTCGAGGTAATCGGGGTGGACGAGGTTCAGTTCTTTCCGCAGGTAATAGTCGAGACGCTGAACCGCCTCGCCGACGAGGGAATCTACGTGATTGCGAGCGGCCTCAACCTCGACTTCAAGGGGGACCCCTTCCCGGTGACCAGGGACCTCCTCGTCCGTGCGGATAACATCGTCTACCTCACCGCCGTCTGCACGGTCTGCGGGAAACCCGCGACCAGGAGCCAGCGTCTTATTGATGGGAAGCCGGCCCCGAGGGACTCCCCGATAATCCTCGTCGGAAGCAGCGAGAGCTATGAAGCCAGATGCAGGGAGCACCACGTTGTTCCCTAA